A part of Salmo trutta chromosome 15, fSalTru1.1, whole genome shotgun sequence genomic DNA contains:
- the LOC115148383 gene encoding oocyte zinc finger protein XlCOF22-like: DCGKRFTSSADLKRHQRIHTGEKPYSCAQCGKRFISSSGITIHQRIHTGEKPYSCAQCGKRFTTSSGIKIHQRIHTGEKPFSCSDCGKSFGTSGCLKSHQRTHTRDKPYSCDQCGKSFTKAGSLTKHQRTHTGEKPFSCSECGKSFGTSGCLTSHQRTHTGEKPYNCTQCGKSFTQSTSLISHQRTHTGEKPYSCTQCGKSFTQSGGLKSHKRTHTGEKAYGCTQCGKNFVSSGYLKMHQRTHTGEKSYSCDQCGKSFGTSAYLEIHQRTHRRENL; this comes from the coding sequence gactgtgggaagagattcacctcctcagcagACCTCAAAagacatcagagaatccacacaggagagaaaccttatagctgtgctcaatgtgggaagagattcatcTCTTCATCAGGCATTACAATTCACCAGAGaatccatacaggagagaaaccttatagctgcgctcaatgtgggaagagattcaccacCTCATCTGGCATTAAAATtcaccagagaatccacacaggagagaaaccttttagctgctctgactgtggaaagagttttggtACTTCAGGATGtttaaaatcacaccagagaacacacacaagagataaaccttatagctgtgatcaatgtgggaagagttttactaaagctggcagtctgactaaacaccagagaacacacacaggagagaaaccttttagctgctctgagtgtggaaagagttttggtACTTCAGGATGTTtaacatcacaccagagaacacacacaggagagaaaccttataactgtactcaatgtgggaagagtttcacgcagtcaaccagcctgatatcacaccaaagaacacacacaggagaaaaaccttacagctgtactcaatgtgggaagagttttactcagtcaggtGGCCTGAAatcacacaagagaacacacacaggagagaaagcttatggctgtactcaatgtgggaagaattttgtATCATCTGGCTATCTGAAgatgcaccagagaacacacacaggagagaaatcttatagctgtgatcaatgtgggaagagttttggtacatCTGCCTATCTagagatacaccagagaacacacaggagagaaaacttatag